The following nucleotide sequence is from uncultured Draconibacterium sp..
CGGGGCTAAAACATATCATTTGCGCCAAAGGTGCAAGGTCATCAAGCATAGTCCGCAGGGCTATGTTAATGGCGAATGCCATTACGAAAAAATCCGATTCGTATAAAACAAATACGAATCGGATTTTACCAATAAAATGCGTCTGCAATCCGCAGAATATGGCTATTTCAAAGTCACATCCAAATATACCGAATGGCGACCGTAGGTTTCGTAAAACGGTTTGTAGGTAACACCGTCAATTTCAAACTCCAGCTTCTCCGGGTCACCTGAAATCGATTTGCTGATGTCTTCTGCATTAAGGGTTACTTTACGCCATTCCTTGCGTGGTCCGTCTTCCTGGGCAGCCAGCAAAACCGGTCCGTAGAATAAACTGGCAACGTTTTGCTGATCCATTACCGGCTCCAAATAAAAGTGAAATGGCATACGTAACTCCACTTTATCGCCGTCTTTCCATTTACGGCTGATGGTAAGGTAAGTTCCCGGCTCAACTGTTACATCTTGTTTATTGTCATTTATAGTTACAAAAAAACCTTTGCTAGCCCAATGCGGCACACGCACATTCAGATCGAATTTGCCGCTACCGCTAATGGTTAATGTTGTATGGTCTTCTTTTGGATAAGCTGTTGTTTGCGTAACCGTAATATCCTTGTTTGTCCAGTTTAATGTTGACGGCACATAAAGGTTTACATACAAAGCCTTGTTATCTGCACTGCGGAAATAGATTGAGTTCTGCAATTTTGTATTGCTCTCGAGTGCCGTTCCATTGCAACAGGTAAACCCATCCATATGTGCATTACTAAATTGTTTTACCGATCCGGCACGCAAAGGCACGTGGTAGGTATTTGCAGGAGTATGCTCATCAACCGATGCCAGAATATGGTTATAAAGCCCCCGCTCGTAATAATCCATCAATCTGGCTTGCTGATTATACAGAAAAAGGTTGCGACTCAATTTTAGCATGTTATATGTTGCACAGGTTTCATTCTGTCCGCCAACCGAAAAACCGTTTTCGTAAAGCGTTGCCGGCTCAGCAGTAAAACATTCGGCATTGGCCGGATTACGGGCTCCTGCAACACCACCAATACTATACATATAATCTCCGGTGGCTTTATTCCAGAAGTTATCGGCAATATCGAAATATTCCGGCTCCTTCGAATCGCGATAAATTTCCAGTGCACCCATAATTTGTGGAATATGCTGGTTGGCATGTAAGCCACGGAACATATCAACATTTTTCGCCAGTCCGTGTGAATGTTCTGCATCGCCAAAAAATACGCGGATGTTATCGAATAATTTCGCCGTTTCAAGATAACTCTTATTGTTGGTTAAGCGGCTTAATCGTGCCAGAGCTTCGTTCATTCCGCCAAATTCGCCGGCAATGTAGGTGTTCCAAATGCTGATAAGTGTTTCGGTTGGTACCACACTTAAACGAGCATGTACCCAGTCGCCCATTCCTTCTACAATATCAAGCGCTTTCTTGTTGCCACTCACTTCGTAAATATCCATTAAACCGGCCAATATTTTGTGCAAAGTATAATATGGCGCCCAAACTTTATCGTTATCGGTTCCGTATTTTGCACCATGTTCCAACATAATAAACTGATCGGGCGGATAGGCACTGATAAATCCTTTACCCCAGTTCCAGTAATCGGTGCGAATACCATCTTCGCTTAAATCCGAATCAAAATCAACTTTTCCCGGTCCGGGAGGAACGGCCAACGGATCGGCTACCGACTCACCACCTGCAGTTTTAGGAGTTCCCGACAGTTGTGCCAGGTCATACAACGTATTCACCATATACTCCATTTTCGTGGCAAACTTAGCCTGGATAGCAGGATCGTAAGCAGCACTTGAATAGGCCTGAGCCAAAGCGCTCAGATAGTGCCCGGTGGCATGACCGCGAAGCTTTGTCTCCTGGCTGTCCCAAACGCCAAGAGGCTCGGCTCCTGCAGGTTGCTCCTGCCCGAAAGCATTGCGAAACATGTACAGGAAATCATCAGGATTGGTTTCCAGCAAACCATCAACGAATTTATCGCGGTTCTCTACAAATTTTGTTTCGTGGTGATGCAGATCTTCGGTTAACTGTACCTCATCCAAATCAAAAGCCTCCAGCGTGCGGTGTGGAGCATCATGATCGTGATTATGCGCAACCACTGTAACAATGGCTTTGGGTTGAATATCGGTTCCGGCAACTCGCCCGGTTACCGTATATTTTCCTGCACTTTGTACTGCACTGTTATCTTCGGGAGCAGGCCAAAGTACACGCACTTCAGGCCCCTCGAAATTGTTGCTGTAAACGCCTTTAACAAATCGTGGCAAACGTGGAAGGAAGCCCACTTCTGTTTCCACTTCAATAGTGGGAACGTCGGTTAAATACTTATTATACAACTGAGGTGTCGATTCCGGAAATTCCTGAAGTTCTGCCTCTTGCTTGTTACGCATCATTTCTTCAGCTTCCTCTTTATGCAAAGCGTTAAAATTGATCCAGCCAATTTGTCTACTTGTTAAAGGAATCCGGTAGATACGGAAATCGTGCAGTTTAGCTTTTAAAGCAGCACTTCCGATACGAAACTGACTTTCTCCGTCTTTGCCATCAAACAATTGCTTTAACTCTACTTCAATATTTTTTACCTCGCTAAGCTGTTTGCCGTTTAGGTAGGTGGTAAATGTTTTTTCAGGAACATTAATAACAACAGCAATATGGTTCCATTTATTTAGCTCAGGTGCTTCCGAATTTGCGGTGTAACTATTAGCACCGGTATTTATTTGTGCCACACAAGTGTTGTTGGCACCGGAAGCCATAAACAAGGCAGACTTTCCATTCTTACCAAAATCGAAAAACGGAGCTGTACTTTCTGCCGATTGCGGAGAAATCCACGCTGAAATACTCATCGACTCCTCTCCTGCCAGCATTTCGCCAGGTATTGAAATGTAGGTTTTGCCATCGCCCGACAACGAAAACACTTTGCCAAACACTTCATCGTCGACAAATTTATAAGCCGGGCCGTGAATGGTACCATGTAAATTATTTCTCGACCAGTCTTTAGCATTTTCTTCCAGCGTATAACGGGCAATTAACCCGGTTTCGCCAATGCCGTCCAAAATCTGATCGCCGCTTTGTGCAAATACACTGCTTGCACCCCAGGCACAAAAAACAAGTATCATTACAACGATCGGCTTAACTAAATTCATACGATTAAAATTGCTTGTTTTCAACGGTATCGTATGTAACTCGCCTCTTTTAATCATTCTGTCGAGTGTAAATGATTTACATGCTCGTTTCATATTTCTATTTTAAATTTTTAATTCGATTCGACTCTTGCGTCAACTTCCGGTTTCAAAATTAAATAACAAGTTGCAATGGCCGATAGATTGGGCTTGCCAATACTTGACTATATGTTCAAATTATTATAACTAATATTCATGCTTCCCGGCAAGCCGCTATAACGCAACTATTTCGGCGCTTTTTGGTGTGTTGAAGATTGATAGATAAAGAACGGTTTTTATCGGTGTTTTTAGTAATGGTTGGTGTAAGTTTTTGTCGCGGATTTCGGAGTGATTTTCCGTTCGAAGAACAAAGAAAATCGATGCGAGAATCTGCACCCCGCACACCACCGAACCCACTATAAAATTTATACATTGTTATGGCCAGTTAATTTTATAATACATTTGTTCAACTCTTAAATTCTCCTTCTCAGAAATTGTATAAAGCTGAATAACCTGAGATTTCACATCATCATCGGTAAACTTTTTCCATTGTTTCCATTTAATTTCCTTTTTTAATCCCCAACCAGATAAGAAAATAGAATCCTGTTTATATTTTGAATCAACTTCTTGTTTTTTAGAATTGAAATCATCAATATCATTCATAATATTTCTAATGGTTATCCAAACTAGTTTCTCATTTCTGTCATAATCAAAATGCACAAAAGAATTATTATCAAATCCAATTATTTCAAGCTCCATAAAACTAAACCTTGAAATCAATGGTTTATAAAGTAGTTTTAATCCTAAAGAATCCTTAATATCTGAAGGAATCTTTGAATACAAATCTATCTGTGATTTGACTTGAGAATATCCTAACGAGAATGCTAAAGAAAAAAACGATAACCCAAGAAAATTACCAAGAACAAAACATAATAAAAACAGATAGAATCCATCAATTAACTCCCTTTTATTATCCAATCCAAAAATCAAGAAGAGTAATGCAAGGATACTTGTGAAAATAACTCCAAGAACCTTGAATGTCAATTTTGAGACTCTTTTATTTATTTTAAAATATTCAATCAGTGTCATTTTTGTGGAATGTTTTAATTGGGCACAATGGTCACTTTCAAGTTCTCGTTGCGGATTTCGAAGCTCGTTCCTGTACGGCAGGCCGGAACGATGTTGCGAGAATCCAGCGAACGACATTATGCGATAAAGATTTTGGTCATTTTTTTAGTTTCATTTCAGAGTCATTTAATGGGGCAAAAAACTCCACTTTACCACATTTGGGACACACATATAAATCAAATTTTTCCTTATTGACGAAAAGTTCAAATATATTGCCCAGAACTCCAAGTCTTGCTCCTTCGTGAAAATCAAATTGTCCAGAGAATATCAATGGTATTTCACATCTTAAGCAGTCAAGCTCTCTATTTCCTTGTTGCAAGGTCATGTCTTTTATCTCAATAACCCGATTCTCAGTTAAACTATAGTTGCAATTCCAGCATAGTTCAAAGTTATCCTCAATCTCCGAGTTACAATTTGGGCAATTTTTCATATTCTAATTTGTTTTTCTATAATTATAATCGACGGATTTTAAACATGGCGCTAACGGCAGTCTGTCTAAAAACCCTTTCCCGGGGCATTAAAATTGAGCTTTATTAAGTGGCCAGGGATGCGGATTTCATAACAGATGGTTTTTATTGTTTTGTATTGTATTCGGTTTCTGTGGTTTAAAAATAGCTCTAAAAGATCAAAAATTGAACATAAAACAGAAAAAATACTTGTGATGTATTTTTCTAACTTTTTTATGCCCACAATATTGATTATTCGTCTGAGGTTGTATGCCGACATTATAAAACCAAAATCGGCTTCAGCTCTTTTCATGTACTTTTTGGTGATAATATAATTGAATCCCCACTGACGTTTAATGGTCCCGAAGGGGTGTTCCACAATGGCCTGCCGTCGTTTGTACAGTTTTTCGCTTTCCTGAACGCGTTTTTTGTTGTTTTCAATATTGCCGGCAAACTCGCTTCGCCTGACTTGCTTGCCGTTTGCAGCCGATTTTGTGCACAGCGGGCGGACCTCACAACTTTTACATTTAGGTGTTGTGTAGTTGCGGAAGCGATAGGCTGTTTCTCCGGCACCGTTTTTTGCGTGGTGCCAGTAGCCGGTGGTTCTTAGGGTGTGACCCTGCAAACAGGTGTAAGTATCGGTTTTCGGGTCGTAATCAAAATGTTCCACATCGTACCTAAGGTCCGGAGCATGCGAGGCTCCTGAAAACGGAGGAATGGCTACAATTGCCGGAATACCGAGCGAATCGGCGATGGCCAGTTCGCTTCCGGTATGGTAGCCTTTATCGTAAAGGGCAGTAAAATCGTTGTGTCGAAGTATTGTCTTTGCTCTTCTGAGCATTGTTCCCATTGCCTTTTTATCGTTTGCATTGGTTATTTTATAATCGATAGGGATGTAGTTTTTTGCATCGACCGAAGTTTGCGCCGAGTAGGCTACTTCGGTAATGTTGTTGCGCGTGATCTGGTGACGGCTGTCGGGATCGGAAGTTGAGATCTGTCGTTGCCCCGATTTTTTTAGCTCTTGTTCAATCTTTTTATAGCCATCTTTTCGCTGGTTTTGCTTTTCAATTTCGTTTTCAATTTCCTGCTTTTTATCTCCATCGCTTTCGGCCAGTGCTTTGTTGTATTCAGCCAGTTTGTTTTCGATGTACTCCAGGTGACGGTCTATTTTCTTTTGGTTGTAGTTGTTCTTTTTGCTGTTCTGGGCACGCAGTTTTGTACTGTCGCCTGCAATCAGCGTTCCGCCAATAAGGTTAAAATACGTTGCAATCTTTACGGTTTCGCGGAATACTTTTTTGATGGCCTTTGGGTTATCGCGCCTGAAGTTAGCGATAGTGTTGTGATCGGGACGCAGCGTTTTCAATAGCCACATTAATTCAATGTTTCGCTTGCACTCCTTCTCCAGTTTCCTCGACGACCTTAACTGATTAAGATAGCCATAAATGTAAAGTTTAAGCAAGTCGGCTGGGTGGTAAGCAGGACGCCCGTTTTCAATATGGTCAACCCTGAATCCGAATTCTTCCAGCTTCAGACTGTTAACAAAAACATCGATTAAGCGCACTTCGTTGTCTGCATTTATGGCCTGGTCGAGCGACACCGGGAAAAGTGATATTTGTGATCTGTTTTGCCCTTTGAGATACTTCATGCCTGAAGATACTTAATCGCTGGGTTCAAAGGTGTTAACAACCTGCGGAGTTCTTAACAAATTGTGGTTAGGTTTTTAGACAGTCTGACGGACAAGTATATGAAAAGCAGGCGATTTCGAAGCACAACGCTTTGGGTTAAGCACAAAGTTTGACACGAGCCAAAACCCTTGATTTTACTACTTTTCTGCCTATTTTTTATATACATTGTTAGCAGCACGGGCTTTAATCTCACCTTATTATTTTAATTTTGCCATTTCAGTTTTATAACTTTCTAAGGATAAATCACCACTTGAAAATTTTAAATCTAATAATCCGATTTTTTCGGTGTTGGATAAAGGTTTGTTATAAATCATCTCTAATGTTTTGTTTTCAATGTCAGTTGGTTCAAAAATATGCTTTTGTTCATTAAAAGCTTCAAAATATCGAATGCCAAAAAATCTTTGAGAAGATGCATTTATATGAATTCCATCAGGGTTAGCGGTTAAACCTGAAGCCGTTACAAAATAACAATTTGGATGGTTTTTAGCGAATTTTTGTAATTCTTCATTTACAATAGAATATGATGCGAAATATTCTCCGTACACACCTTGCGTTAAAAAGTCTCCAAGTCCACCAATAATTATTGGAATATTTGGAATCTCAAGTTCTTCCCTTAACGTTTGAATAATAGCAGAAAATTTTTCACCATAATTTTTCGCATTGTTAGGTTGACAATCATTTTCTCCTTGATGCCAAAGAATGCCTTTCAATTCACTTGTTTTTTGAGCAAGTTTTGCCTGAAAAACCGCATTTTTAAACAGAACTCCATCAACATTCCAATCATCTAAACTCGTCCCACCATCTGCACAAGGAATCAAGCCGATTTCATTTGCTGGGTTTTTTAAATGCAATGCAGCGGCAAAGGAAGAGGCTAAACCAACACCTGCACTTGGACGATCATAATTTATTGGCTCAACCATTGTCTGCCATCTCCCGTTTCGAAGCATTTTTATATGTTCATTATAAATCGTTGGTGCATCTTTCAGGAAACCACGTCCTGCCATATTTGATTGACCAATCATTAAAAAAGAGTGTATCATTTTTTATTCTAACTTGTTTTAAATTGTTTGTTTTTATTTTTTCTGCCTTGTTGCTAACGGCAGTCTGTCTAAAAACCCTTTCCCGGGGCATTAAAATTGAGCTTTATTAAGTGGCCAGGGATGCGGATTTCATAACAGATGGTTTTTATTGTTTTGTATTGTATTCGGTTTCTGTGGTTTAAAAATAGCTCTAAAAGATCAAAAATTGAACATAAAACAGAAAAAATACTTGTGATGTATTTTTCTAACTTTTTTATGCCCACAATATTGATTATTCGTCTGAGGTTGTATGCCGACATTATAAAACCAAAATCGGCTTCAGCTCTTTTCATGTACTTTTTGGTGATAATATAATTGAATCCCCACTGACGTTTAATGGTCCCGAAGGGGTGTTCCACAATGGCCTGCCGTCGTTTGTACAGTTTTTCGCTTTCCTGAACGCGTTTTTTGTTGTTTTCAATATTGCCGGCAAACTCGCTTCGCCTGACTTGCTTGCCGTTTGCAGCCGATTTTGTGCACAGCGGGCGGACCTCACAACTTTTACATTTAGGTGTTGTGTAGTTGCGGAAGCGATAGGCTGTTTCTCCGGCACCGTTTTTTGCGTGGTGCCAGTAGCCGGTGGTTCTTAGGGTGTGACCCTGCAAACAGGTGTAAGTATCGGTTTTCGGGTCGTAATCAAAATGTTCCACATCGTACCTAAGGTCCGGAGCATGCGAGGCTCCTGAAAACGGAGGAATGGCTACAATTGCCGGAATACCGAGCGAATCGGCGATGGCCAGTTCGCTTCCGGTATGGTAGCCTTTATCGTAAAGGGCAGTAAAATCGTTGTGCCGAAGTATTGTCTTTGCTCTTCTGAGCATTGTTCCCATTGCCTTTTTATCGTTTGCATTGGTTATTTTATAATCGATAGGGATGTAGTTTTTTGCATCGACCGAAGTTTGCGCCGAGTAGGCTACTTCGGTAATGTTGTTGCGCGTGATCTGGTGACGGCTGTCGGGATCGGAAGTTGAGATCTGTCGTTGCCCCGATTTTTTTAGCTCTTGTTCAATCTTTTTATAGCCATCTTTTCGCTGGTTTTGCTTTTCAATTTCGTTTTCAATTTCCTGCTTTTTATCTCCATCGCTTTCGGCCAGTGCTTTGTTGTATTCAGCCAGTTTGTTTTCGATGTACTCCAGGTGACGGTCTATTTTCTTTTGGTTGTAGTTGTTCTTTTTGCTGTTCTGGGCACGCAGTTTTGTACTGTCGTCTGCAATCAGCGTTCCGCCAATAAGGTTAAAATACGTTGCAATCTTTACGGTTTCGCGGAATACTTTTTTGATGGCCTTTGGGTTATCGCGCCTGAAGTTAGCGATAGTGTTGTGATCGGGACGCAGCGTTTTCAATAGCCACATTAATTCAATGTTTCGCTTGCACTCCTTCTCCAGTTTCCTCGACGACCTTAACTGATTAAGATAGCCATAAATGTAAAGTTTAAGCAAGTCGGCTGGGTGGTAAGCAGGACGCCCGTTTTCAATATGGTCAACCCTGAATCCGAATTCTTCCAACTTCAGACTGTTAACAAAAACATCGATTAAGCGCACTTCGTTGTCTGCATTTATGGCCTGGTCGAGCGACACCGGGAAAAGTGATATTTGTGATCTGTTTTGCCCTTTGAGATACTTCATGCCTGAAGATACTTAATCGCTGGGTTCAAAGGTGTTAACAACCTGCGGAGTTCTTAACAAATTGTGGTTAGGTTTTTAGACAGTCTGACGGTTGGTACATGTTGTCGGGGCGCAGTTGCGTACCACCAAACCCCACCCTGCAATATGTACTGCCTAAGTTTACATTTTCTTATTCAAATGTTGGAGCATATCTAAATGGTTGACACATTAAGGTGTCTCCTTTAAAATATACTCCCATTTTATTACTTTCATATTCAAATGGATTAAACACCAGTTCAGGTCCTTCAGACACTCTTATTTTTAGATTTGTGTCTGCGTTTTTGTTTATAACGATTACTGTTGCTAATCCTAATGATTGATCAGTTATAACCGATTTTTCTTTAAATGTTATATCGTGATATTTAATTTCAACTACATCATTGTTAAAACCGGAGAGGAAAAATAAATACAAGACGTTATTATCAAGTTTATTTTCAAGCCATTCTTTTTCTTTGTTTTCAATGCAATGTTCAAGAACCTTTACTTCATATTTTTTAATTGTTTTTGCACATCCAAAGACAATCAGTAGAATTATTATGATTATTGAGACTTTCATTTATTTAATTTTTTTATCAATCCAATCATAATCTGAGTCATAATTTACTTGCTTTAAAATATCTTGTTTGAAAATTAGTTCTGTCCAGGCTTCACCCGATTCGTCCTCATATATAATAAGCCTATTAATTGATTGGAAAAGAGGAGTTGGTCTAAATATTTTCTCAAGGATTTCTACTTTAGACATACCGATTTTTATTCCATGATTTAATTTTATTTTGTCTGAAAGTATTTTTCCACATACTACGTCTCGATTCTTGACTCGTGGATGGTCATTGTAATATAGTTTTATATACGATGATCCAAAAACGAAAATATCAACTTTTTTAATCTCGTTCTCCAGATTATACTCCTCAACATTTTCTTGAAACATTTCTAAATCCGTTACATATGGATGTAAGAGTTTATAACCACATAAGGTAAGT
It contains:
- a CDS encoding IS1182 family transposase produces the protein MKYLKGQNRSQISLFPVSLDQAINADNEVRLIDVFVNSLKLEEFGFRVDHIENGRPAYHPADLLKLYIYGYLNQLRSSRKLEKECKRNIELMWLLKTLRPDHNTIANFRRDNPKAIKKVFRETVKIATYFNLIGGTLIADDSTKLRAQNSKKNNYNQKKIDRHLEYIENKLAEYNKALAESDGDKKQEIENEIEKQNQRKDGYKKIEQELKKSGQRQISTSDPDSRHQITRNNITEVAYSAQTSVDAKNYIPIDYKITNANDKKAMGTMLRRAKTILRHNDFTALYDKGYHTGSELAIADSLGIPAIVAIPPFSGASHAPDLRYDVEHFDYDPKTDTYTCLQGHTLRTTGYWHHAKNGAGETAYRFRNYTTPKCKSCEVRPLCTKSAANGKQVRRSEFAGNIENNKKRVQESEKLYKRRQAIVEHPFGTIKRQWGFNYIITKKYMKRAEADFGFIMSAYNLRRIINIVGIKKLEKYITSIFSVLCSIFDLLELFLNHRNRIQYKTIKTICYEIRIPGHLIKLNFNAPGKGF
- a CDS encoding beta-L-arabinofuranosidase domain-containing protein, producing the protein MKRACKSFTLDRMIKRGELHTIPLKTSNFNRMNLVKPIVVMILVFCAWGASSVFAQSGDQILDGIGETGLIARYTLEENAKDWSRNNLHGTIHGPAYKFVDDEVFGKVFSLSGDGKTYISIPGEMLAGEESMSISAWISPQSAESTAPFFDFGKNGKSALFMASGANNTCVAQINTGANSYTANSEAPELNKWNHIAVVINVPEKTFTTYLNGKQLSEVKNIEVELKQLFDGKDGESQFRIGSAALKAKLHDFRIYRIPLTSRQIGWINFNALHKEEAEEMMRNKQEAELQEFPESTPQLYNKYLTDVPTIEVETEVGFLPRLPRFVKGVYSNNFEGPEVRVLWPAPEDNSAVQSAGKYTVTGRVAGTDIQPKAIVTVVAHNHDHDAPHRTLEAFDLDEVQLTEDLHHHETKFVENRDKFVDGLLETNPDDFLYMFRNAFGQEQPAGAEPLGVWDSQETKLRGHATGHYLSALAQAYSSAAYDPAIQAKFATKMEYMVNTLYDLAQLSGTPKTAGGESVADPLAVPPGPGKVDFDSDLSEDGIRTDYWNWGKGFISAYPPDQFIMLEHGAKYGTDNDKVWAPYYTLHKILAGLMDIYEVSGNKKALDIVEGMGDWVHARLSVVPTETLISIWNTYIAGEFGGMNEALARLSRLTNNKSYLETAKLFDNIRVFFGDAEHSHGLAKNVDMFRGLHANQHIPQIMGALEIYRDSKEPEYFDIADNFWNKATGDYMYSIGGVAGARNPANAECFTAEPATLYENGFSVGGQNETCATYNMLKLSRNLFLYNQQARLMDYYERGLYNHILASVDEHTPANTYHVPLRAGSVKQFSNAHMDGFTCCNGTALESNTKLQNSIYFRSADNKALYVNLYVPSTLNWTNKDITVTQTTAYPKEDHTTLTISGSGKFDLNVRVPHWASKGFFVTINDNKQDVTVEPGTYLTISRKWKDGDKVELRMPFHFYLEPVMDQQNVASLFYGPVLLAAQEDGPRKEWRKVTLNAEDISKSISGDPEKLEFEIDGVTYKPFYETYGRHSVYLDVTLK
- a CDS encoding IS1182 family transposase encodes the protein MKYLKGQNRSQISLFPVSLDQAINADNEVRLIDVFVNSLKLEEFGFRVDHIENGRPAYHPADLLKLYIYGYLNQLRSSRKLEKECKRNIELMWLLKTLRPDHNTIANFRRDNPKAIKKVFRETVKIATYFNLIGGTLIAGDSTKLRAQNSKKNNYNQKKIDRHLEYIENKLAEYNKALAESDGDKKQEIENEIEKQNQRKDGYKKIEQELKKSGQRQISTSDPDSRHQITRNNITEVAYSAQTSVDAKNYIPIDYKITNANDKKAMGTMLRRAKTILRHNDFTALYDKGYHTGSELAIADSLGIPAIVAIPPFSGASHAPDLRYDVEHFDYDPKTDTYTCLQGHTLRTTGYWHHAKNGAGETAYRFRNYTTPKCKSCEVRPLCTKSAANGKQVRRSEFAGNIENNKKRVQESEKLYKRRQAIVEHPFGTIKRQWGFNYIITKKYMKRAEADFGFIMSAYNLRRIINIVGIKKLEKYITSIFSVLCSIFDLLELFLNHRNRIQYKTIKTICYEIRIPGHLIKLNFNAPGKGF
- a CDS encoding sialate O-acetylesterase; this translates as MIHSFLMIGQSNMAGRGFLKDAPTIYNEHIKMLRNGRWQTMVEPINYDRPSAGVGLASSFAAALHLKNPANEIGLIPCADGGTSLDDWNVDGVLFKNAVFQAKLAQKTSELKGILWHQGENDCQPNNAKNYGEKFSAIIQTLREELEIPNIPIIIGGLGDFLTQGVYGEYFASYSIVNEELQKFAKNHPNCYFVTASGLTANPDGIHINASSQRFFGIRYFEAFNEQKHIFEPTDIENKTLEMIYNKPLSNTEKIGLLDLKFSSGDLSLESYKTEMAKLK